The DNA region TCATCGGGTTATCCCCGGGCAGGCCGGCTAGAAGTTTTTCCGGGAGGTCCCAGAGAAGTTCATGCGCGTGAAAGGCCAAAATAACATAAACGTTTTTCAGTTAGCATCACCCCTGTAATTGTAGATAAAACCGCTGTAAGGAGGCAGCAGGAATTCGCTGACCATGCCTGTGGATGTTTCGATGAACTCGCTTCCTTCCGCTGCCGCTTCGCTTGGGCTGTCGCCTCTTATGCTGTTGAGATCCGCCAGCTTCGCCCAGCGGCCCGGTGCGCGGACATCGATCTCCACCGGAACATCAACGCCTTCGAAGTTAAGCATAACCAGCAGTTTGCCGGATGAATCGCGCCCGCCGTCGGCTATCCAGCCGGCAACCCTTTTTCCCCCTCCTCTTTTTTCCGGCAGCCAGGGTGCTATTACCCAGGTAAACTTACCCTCGTCTGCGGGATTATACCCGCAAAGCCTCAGGGCCTCGTGTTTTTTCCGCAGGTTTATCAGCCCGCAAGTCCATTGATAAAACTTCCTGCTCGCTTCGGAGTCGTTATCCCATGCCACCTTAATCCTGTTTCTTTCCCTTTCTATGCCGAACTCCTGTCCCATATAAATCATTGGCTGGCCCAGGGATACCATGGTGGTCATCAATCCCAGGCGGGCCTTGCGGTCTTTGATAAGCGGGTCGTTGAGACGCGGGCCGCCTGTCGCCACTTCAAACTGCACGCTGTTCTCGTCATGGCTTTCACAATAGTTGATCACGTTGTTGGTGTGGGCGGCGAAGCTGTCTTTGCTGAAATAGATCATTGTCCCTATGTTCTCCGGGCTGTTGGGAACATTCTCGAATACTCCCTCGCGAAGCAGCGCCTTGACCTTGTCATGAAAAATGTTCGACCACTGGGCGTAACCGTTGTATCCTTCAATGTTCAAGTCCTGCTCGTTGGGCAGGTTTTCGGCAATAAGTATGGCATCCGGTTTGAAACCGGTGTCCTTGATTTCGTGGGCCAGGCGGTGCAGCAGCCGGTGATCGAGAAAATAGCTGTGGGTGGCGTCAAAACGAAAACCGTCGACATGGTATTCCTTGATAAACAGCTTGCAGGAGTCGATAAGCATGTTGTCCACTTCCTCTTTTCCCGTGGCCACCCTGTTGCCCCACATCGTCTCCCCGGCAAAATAAAACCCGCCCCGGCCGGAACCGTCGTCGATCAGGTTCCACAGGGGATTGAAATCATTCGAGGTGTGGTTGAAAACCTGGTCGATTATTACGGCAAGTCCATGCCGGTGAGCCTCGTTGATCATCTCCCGGAAGTCATCCGGCGTCCCAAAGTCTTTTTCCACGGCCATAAAAGTGCAGGGCTCGTAGCCCAGACCGCGCTTTACCGGGACCTCGGAGGTGGGCATCAGGGCCAGCGCCGTTATCCCCAGTCTCTCAAAATAGCCGCTCTTTATGCGCCTGGTGACTCCTTTGAACGTTCCCTGGATTTCTTCCGGTATTTCGGAGTCATTGTCAGTAAAACCGTATACGTTAAGTTCGTAAAGTATTAAATCCTTTACCTCCGGTGTTTTCCATTCCTGGTCGGTCCACTTGAATTTTGTCGGGTCAACAACGACCGAGTTGCGGTTTTTATAATCATCGCTGTACAGCCTGGTGTAGGGATCGGGTACATAACGTTCCGTTTCTGCGCTGCCGCCCTGAAGGTAAAACTTGTATTCTATTTCCCGCCAGCTCCTGTCCGGCCTGATCCTGGCCAGCCAGATGTTGGGCTGGTAATAAAAGCCCCGGTAAAGCTGCATTTCTATGAACTGTTCCTCCCGGGCGGCAGGGTGGCCCGGGCACTGCCAGTCATTGAAGTTGCCGACCAGGTAAACCCTGGCCGCCCGCGGGTGAAAGAAGCCGAACAAGACGGACCCGTCGTTTAAAAGACTGGCGCCCAGCATGGAAGGAATACCAAGCCCTGAGACATCGGTATCGGGGAAATAGAAATTATCCCCGGGTACCAGGTGCTTGATCATCCGGTGGTAATCTTTGACGTTCCCCACCGGGCTGGCCGGCAGAACCTGGTAAACATTGTGCCTGCCGGCCATGGACCATATTTCTTTCCCCATGTGCCGGTGAAAGGTCCTGTTGTGCCGCCCCTCTTCCCAGCGTACTTCTTTCCCTTTACCGTCCTTAAACAAGAAGTTGAAACTGGAGCGGTTGTAAGACAGGTCGAAATATGGGCCGAAATCATCCCGGCCGGCGGACTCCACTTCTCTTTCCAGCGTCGCCCCGTCGCTGACCCATACCCACATGACCGGTTCCAGAAATCCATAACCGTTGTCGTAGTGTATACGCACATCATGCCGCACGCGACAAACACCTCCCCTTTCGTTTTGGTTGCCGCTAAGCCTATTTTTCGTTAATGAAGGCTTTTTATACAGGGCAAATTGTCAGGTTTTACTTGATTTTTCCACCGATACGGGTTAAAATGATTGTATCAACAGCAATAAAATTGAATACGACATCTGCTGCTAGGGGAGCTGGAAAGGCCGGCTGAGATTAAGAACCGCTAAGTTCTTTAACCCTTTAACCTGATCTGGATAATACCAGCGTAGGGAAGTGAGGTGTGCCCATGTCAGAATTTTCTCTGGGATGACGAGGCGCAAGTTTCCCGTGTTGGAACTTGCGCCCTCTCTTTTTCGCTTGCGGCGTCATTTTAAAATTTGAATCAAACCATCAGTAATCGATGAAAGGATGGAATTAAAATGAACATTTACAGGCTTACTTTTTCCGCCCTGCTGATTGCAGTCGGCGTCATCACCAGCCATCTCATTTATATACCGGTCGGCGTGGCCAAATGCTATCCCGTCCAGCACACCATCAACGTGCTGTCAGCCGTGCTGCTGGGACCCTGGTACGCCGTGTTCAACGCCTTTACCGTCTCGCTGCTGCGCAACATCTTGGGAACCGGGTCCCTGCTGGCCTTCCCCGGCAGCATGATCGGGGCGTTTTTGGCCGCTGTCGCTTACCGGAAAACAGGCCGGCTTCTGCCCGCCGTCCTGGGCGAAATCACCGGTACGGGAATACTGGGTGCGCTGGCCGCCTACCCGGTGGCAAAATTTGTTCTGGGCAAAAGCACCGCAGCCCTTTTCTTCGTCGTGCCGTTTCTGGCAAGCACTACGGGGGGAAGCATCATCGGTTATTTCATTCTAAAATGCCTGCCGCTCAGGGAAGCCTCGCAAAAACTGGCCACGGGTGAGAAAAAGTGAAAAACGTTTTAACGATCGCCGGTTCCGACAGCTGCGGCGGAGCGGGAATCCAGGCGGACCTGAAAACATTTGCCGCCCACGGGGTATACGGAATGAGCGTGATCACTGCGGTGACCGCGCAAAACACCCAGGGCGTTCTGGCAGTGCAGGATATTGACGCCGAAGTCATAGCCCGGCAAATCGAGGCCGTTTTTACGGACATCGAGGTGAGCGCCGTAAAAATCGGCATGGTCTCACTGAGCCGCTCCATTGCCGCTATTGCCGGGAAGCTGAAACAATACCGGGCCCAAAATATCGTCGTGGACCCGGTGATGATCTCCAAAAGCGGTTATGACCTGTTGAAGCCGAAAGCAAAAACGGCCTTGATCAAAAACCTGCTGCCGCTGGCCTTAATCGTGACACCCAATTTGTTCGAAGCGGAAGCAATCACGGGAACCGCCGTCAAAACCCTCGAAGACATGAAAGAGACGGCGGTGATGATTCATAAAATGGGGCCTAAAAATGTCCTGATCAAAGGCGGGCACCTCCAGGAGGAGGCGGTCGATGTCCTCTTTGACGGCTGCGATTTCAAATATTTTACCGGGCCGCGAATTTATACGAAAAACACCCACGGGACCGGCTGCACCCTTTCTTCGGCCATAGCGGCCAATATCGCCAGGGGACTTTCGCTGGAAGAAGCGGTGTCGAAGGCCAAGGAATACATCACCACGGCCATTGAACATGCCCTCTCCATCGGCAGCGGTCCCGGTCCTGTAAACCATTTTTACGAGCTGTATAAAAAAACGGGCCTGGGTTAACCGGGCATAACAAACAGACAAGGAAGTGATGAAAAGAATGACCCAGCTGGAAGCGGCAAGAAAAGGGATAGTTACTAAAGAAATGGAAAAGGCCGCCCTGTTCGATAAGACGGACCCGGAGTCCTTGCGGGAAAAAATTGCCGCCGGGGAAGCAGTCCTGCCCTGCAACATCAACCACCGCCACATTCGCCCCATGGCTGTGGGCAAGGGTTTGTCCACCAAGGTAAATGCGAACATCGGCACTTCGGACGCCTTCCCGCAGGTAGAGAAGGAACTGGAAAAACTGGCCGCAGCGGTGAAAGCCGGCGCTCATTCGGTAATGGACCTGAGCACGGGGGGAAACATTGACCTGGTCAGAAAGAAGATAATCGAGGCCAGCCCGGTTATGATCGGGACCGTCCCCATTTACCAGGTGCTTGTCGAAAAGCAAAGAAAAGGTTACGGGATGGTTGAAATGACCGCGGAAGAGATCTTCGAGGGGATCGAGAAGCACTGCGCGGACGGGGCCGATTTTATCACCGTGCACTGCGGGGTAACCCTGGAGGTCATCGAGGAGCTGAAAAACCGGGGCCGGGTTATGGACATCGTCTCCCGGGGCGGTTCGTTTATCACGGCCTGGATGCTGCACCATAAAAAACAAAACCCGCTGTTTGAACAATTCGACCGGCTGCTGGACATAGCCCGCAAGTATGACGTCACTTTGAGCCTAGGGGACGGGTTGAGACCCGGCTGCCTGGCGGATGCCACCGATTCCCCGCAAATCAAAGAACTGATCATCCTGGGTGGACTGGTGAAACGGTCTAGGGAAGCAGGCGTGCAGGCGATGGTGGAAGGCCCCGGTCATGTGCCCCTGGACCAGATTGAGGCCAACATGAAACTTGAAAAAACGCTCTGCCACAACGCGCCTTTTTATGTCCTGGGACCCCTGGTGACCGATGTCGCCCCGGGTTATGACCACATTGTCTCGGCCATAGGCGGAGCTATTGCGGCTTCTTCGGGCGCCGATTTTATCTGCTACGTGACGCCGTCGGAACACCTGGGCCTGCCTTCGGCGGAGGACGTGAAGGAGGGCGTTATTGCCGCCAGGATTGCCGCCCATGCCGCGGATATCGTCAAAGGCGTAAAAGGGGCCAGGGAATGGGACCTGGAAATGGCCAAAGCGCGTAAAAAACTGGACTGGAAAAAACAAATCGAACTGGCCATCGACCCGGAAAAGGCCGCAAGGATGCGCAAAGATAAAAACGAGGATGACCAGGAATACTGCACAATGTGCGGGAAGTTTTGCGCCTATAAGCTGGTCAGCGAGTACTTGGGAACTGAGTATACCCGCTGCTGAGGAAAACGGCCGGTTTAAACGCTGGAGGGAGCCGGACGGCTCCCTCTTTGCCTTGAATTATTAATTGCCTGTCATTTTTTCACATGCCTCAATACATCCTGCTTGTCGATTTCAATGCTTCTGTACGGTTCCATACCTTTTTGTTTACCCTCTTTTATTTTTCTGTACAGGCCATTGACAAGCTGTTCACCAATTACAGCCACCCCAAGACTATGTTCAAATCTATTATGATTTCCAGACGGATAAACTAATGACGCAACCGCCACTTGACTTATACGGCGCAGTCTTTGCACAATAGGAAGGTCTAGTATGGCAATTTCGTGCGGCATAAATAAATTAGAACCCCAAATGCTGTCATGAATTACTTTTGGAGCTCTAACATGCTGAGGTTTATAATACTTTAGTTGAGTTGATACATATTCCTCAACAGCATCTTTTAATAGACCCATTATTTCACCTCTGTATAATCAACAATAATCAACATATTATTGCTTCAAATTCCTTGCACATCTTATCTATTATTTTCTTTTTTGTTTTTGGAAAAACTTCATATCCTTTCGATAAATGCTTTTTATTAAGAAAATAAGTATCGTATTTGGGATTTATAGTTCCTAGAAGGCAAAAAGTCTCAAGTTCATTTAGTATCTCTTCCAAAAGCCTTGAATAAGGGATTAATCCGGATACATCAAAAGAAAATTCTTTAAAAAACGGTTCATATTCAGGATTTTTCTTTAGTTCATAAATAGCTTTATGAATAACAGAATGATTTTTAGGTATATGATCATTTTCAAGCTTTGAAAAGAGAGCCATAATAAGATCTTCTGCCGAGACATGCTGCTTGAGAAAAGTTTGTATTTCCTTCACATAAGCAGTATTCATAGATAACACCCCTCCCAAGGTATTATAACCCAAAAAACCCGATAATTAAATCCAAATTTATACATTTATTCCGCATGTAAAATCTTTTTCATATCAAAAAGATTTCGCTATCCGGCATAAAATGCTTTAACACCACTTCTTTTGGTTCATGAATTGCCGCAGGTGCTTCAGCGCCTCGCGCCGAAGCGCCAAAAATGCGCCCCACCGCCTGCCATGTCAATGTCTTTGTCCAATGCCATAAAATCCTACAGCCAGGTTACCGGGATTGTTACGTTTTTATCGTTAATACGAACGCTCTGGTCATACAGGCAAATAACGCCCCCCGTGCCCACGGTTACACCCTTAATTTTTTCGAGCGCCGAAAAGTTTTCGATATGCTCCTTGCCTGGATTGGCGGTTTTCTTAATTTCAACAGGATAGAGCACACCATTTTGCTCTATCAGCAGATCAACCTCTTTTGCATCTTTATCACGGTAATAATAAAGCGATGGTTCCAAAACACCCGCATTGTAATAGCTTTTAAGCACCTCAGCTATTACAAAGGTTTCA from Peptococcaceae bacterium includes:
- a CDS encoding alpha-amylase family glycosyl hydrolase; the encoded protein is MRHDVRIHYDNGYGFLEPVMWVWVSDGATLEREVESAGRDDFGPYFDLSYNRSSFNFLFKDGKGKEVRWEEGRHNRTFHRHMGKEIWSMAGRHNVYQVLPASPVGNVKDYHRMIKHLVPGDNFYFPDTDVSGLGIPSMLGASLLNDGSVLFGFFHPRAARVYLVGNFNDWQCPGHPAAREEQFIEMQLYRGFYYQPNIWLARIRPDRSWREIEYKFYLQGGSAETERYVPDPYTRLYSDDYKNRNSVVVDPTKFKWTDQEWKTPEVKDLILYELNVYGFTDNDSEIPEEIQGTFKGVTRRIKSGYFERLGITALALMPTSEVPVKRGLGYEPCTFMAVEKDFGTPDDFREMINEAHRHGLAVIIDQVFNHTSNDFNPLWNLIDDGSGRGGFYFAGETMWGNRVATGKEEVDNMLIDSCKLFIKEYHVDGFRFDATHSYFLDHRLLHRLAHEIKDTGFKPDAILIAENLPNEQDLNIEGYNGYAQWSNIFHDKVKALLREGVFENVPNSPENIGTMIYFSKDSFAAHTNNVINYCESHDENSVQFEVATGGPRLNDPLIKDRKARLGLMTTMVSLGQPMIYMGQEFGIERERNRIKVAWDNDSEASRKFYQWTCGLINLRKKHEALRLCGYNPADEGKFTWVIAPWLPEKRGGGKRVAGWIADGGRDSSGKLLVMLNFEGVDVPVEIDVRAPGRWAKLADLNSIRGDSPSEAAAEGSEFIETSTGMVSEFLLPPYSGFIYNYRGDAN
- the thiW gene encoding energy coupling factor transporter S component ThiW, which translates into the protein MNIYRLTFSALLIAVGVITSHLIYIPVGVAKCYPVQHTINVLSAVLLGPWYAVFNAFTVSLLRNILGTGSLLAFPGSMIGAFLAAVAYRKTGRLLPAVLGEITGTGILGALAAYPVAKFVLGKSTAALFFVVPFLASTTGGSIIGYFILKCLPLREASQKLATGEKK
- the thiD gene encoding bifunctional hydroxymethylpyrimidine kinase/phosphomethylpyrimidine kinase; the protein is MKNVLTIAGSDSCGGAGIQADLKTFAAHGVYGMSVITAVTAQNTQGVLAVQDIDAEVIARQIEAVFTDIEVSAVKIGMVSLSRSIAAIAGKLKQYRAQNIVVDPVMISKSGYDLLKPKAKTALIKNLLPLALIVTPNLFEAEAITGTAVKTLEDMKETAVMIHKMGPKNVLIKGGHLQEEAVDVLFDGCDFKYFTGPRIYTKNTHGTGCTLSSAIAANIARGLSLEEAVSKAKEYITTAIEHALSIGSGPGPVNHFYELYKKTGLG
- the thiC gene encoding phosphomethylpyrimidine synthase ThiC; amino-acid sequence: MTQLEAARKGIVTKEMEKAALFDKTDPESLREKIAAGEAVLPCNINHRHIRPMAVGKGLSTKVNANIGTSDAFPQVEKELEKLAAAVKAGAHSVMDLSTGGNIDLVRKKIIEASPVMIGTVPIYQVLVEKQRKGYGMVEMTAEEIFEGIEKHCADGADFITVHCGVTLEVIEELKNRGRVMDIVSRGGSFITAWMLHHKKQNPLFEQFDRLLDIARKYDVTLSLGDGLRPGCLADATDSPQIKELIILGGLVKRSREAGVQAMVEGPGHVPLDQIEANMKLEKTLCHNAPFYVLGPLVTDVAPGYDHIVSAIGGAIAASSGADFICYVTPSEHLGLPSAEDVKEGVIAARIAAHAADIVKGVKGAREWDLEMAKARKKLDWKKQIELAIDPEKAARMRKDKNEDDQEYCTMCGKFCAYKLVSEYLGTEYTRC